In Vigna unguiculata cultivar IT97K-499-35 chromosome 3, ASM411807v1, whole genome shotgun sequence, a single genomic region encodes these proteins:
- the LOC114179091 gene encoding DUF21 domain-containing protein At2g14520: MAVEYTCCTTQFFVHILLIVLLVLFAGLMSGLTLGLMSLSLVDLEVLAKSGTPQDRKHAAKILPVVKNQHLLLCTLLICNAAAMEALPIFLDSLVTAWGAILISVTLILLFGEIIPQSVCSRYGLAIGAAVAPFVRVLVCVCFPVAFPISKLLDFLLGHRHEALFRRAELKTLVNLHGNEAGKGGELTHDETTIIAGALELSEKTASDAMTPIAETFAVDINSKLDRELMNEILEKGHSRVPVFYEQPTNIIGLILVKNLLTVHPEDEASVKSVTIRRIPRVPESMPLYDILNEFQKGHSHMAVVVRRCDKTKQQSSQNNANDSVRDVKVDIDGEKPPKEKPLKSKVPLHKWKSFPNTNMSNGGGSRSRKWSKNMYSDILEIDGSPLPKLPEEEEAVGIITMEDVIEELLQEEIFDETDHHFEDS; the protein is encoded by the exons ATGGCGGTGGAGTACACATGCTGCACAACGCAGTTCTTCGTTCACATACTCCTGATCGTGCTGCTCGTGTTGTTCGCGGGCCTCATGTCTGGCCTCACGTTGGGCCTCATGTCCCTCAGCCTTGTTGATCTGGAGGTCCTCGCTAAGTCTGGTACTCCTCAAGATCGTAAGCACGCTG CGAAGATATTACCAGTTGTCAAAAACCAACATTTATTGCTTTGTACTCTGTTAATTTGCAATGCTGCAGCCATGGAG GCACTTCCTATTTTTCTCGATAGTCTTGTTACTGCGTGGGGTGCTATCCTTATTTCGGTGACATTAATTCTTTTGTTCGGTGAG ATTATACCCCAATCAGTTTGTTCTCGGTATGGTTTGGCTATTGGTGCAGCAGTGGCTCCCTTTGTCCGGGTGCTTGTATGTGTATGCTTTCCGGTTGCCTTTCCAATTAGTAAG TTGCTGGACTTTTTGCTGGGCCATAGACATGAGGCCTTGTTCCGTAGAGCTGAGTTGAAGACACTTGTAAATTTGCATGGTAATGAG GCTGGAAAAGGTGGGGAGCTGACACATGATGAAACAACTATCATTGCTGGGGCACTTGAACTCAGCGAGAAGACAGCGAGTGATGCCATGACTCCTATAGCTGAAACATTTGCAGTTGATATTAATTCGAAGCTTGATAG GGAACTGATGAATGAAATATTGGAGAAAGGGCATAGCAGAGTCCCAGTCTTCTATGAGCAGCCTACAAACATTATAGGACTTATACTG GTGAAGAATTTATTGACTGTTCATCCAGAAGATGAAGCATCCGTGAAGAGTGTAACTATACGCAGGATTCCAAG GGTTCCAGAAAGTATGCCACTTTAtgacattttaaatgaattCCAGAAGGGCCATAGCCACATGGCAGTTGTTGTGAGACGGTGTGACAAGACGAAACAACAATCCTCCCAAAATAATGCAAACG ACTCGGTGAGAGATGTGAAGGTGGATATTGATGGTGAAAAGCCTCCCAAAGAGAAACCTTTGAAATCCAAGGTGCCACTCCATAAGTGGAAAAGCTTCCCGAATACAAACATGTCAAATGGGGGTGGTTCTCGGAGCAGAAAATGGTCAAAAAATATGTACTCTGATATTTTGGAGATAGATGGGAGTCCCCTTCCTAAGCTccctgaagaagaagaagctgtTGGAATTATTACAATGGAAGATGTCATTGAAGAGCTTCTACAG GAGGAGATCTTTGATGAAACAGATCATCATTTTGAAGACTCGTGA
- the LOC114178947 gene encoding LL-diaminopimelate aminotransferase, chloroplastic yields MSITHNLTTSLSSTSSAFLAPSSFNSRGHVSLPVKSVGICKCVATPEAETGYKTRVTRNPNLGKLQAGYLFPEIARRRSAHLLKYPDAKVISLGIGDTTEPIPEVITDAMSKRSQALSTVKGYSGYGAEQGEKPLRSAIASTFYSDLGIEEDDIFVSDGAKCDISRLQIVFGSNVKMAVQDPSYPAYVDSSVIMGQTGLYQKDVEKFANIEYMRCNPENGFFPDLSSISRPDIIFFCSPNNPTGAAATREQLTQLVQFAKDNGSIVIHDSAYAMYISGDNPRSIFEIPGAKEVAIETSSFSKYAGFTGVRLGWTVIPKELLFSDGFPVARDFNRIVCTCFNGASNISQAGGLACLSPEGLKAMREVIGFYRENTNIIVETFDSLGFKVYGGKDAPYVWVHFPGRSSWDVFAEILEKTHVVTTPGSGFGPGGEGFVRVSAFGHRENVLEACRRFKQLYK; encoded by the exons ATGTCTATAACCCACAACCTCACTACTTCACTCTCTTCTACTTCTTCTGCTTTCTTAGCTCCCTCTTCTTTCAATTCTAG GGGACATGTTTCATTGCCTGTGAAGAGCGTGGGCATTTGCAAATGCGTTGCGACACCCGAGGCTGAGACTG GCTACAAGACAAGGGTCACTCGCAATCCAAATTTGGGGAAACTTCAAGCTGGCTATCTATTTCCTGAG ATTGCTAGAAGAAGGTCTGCACACTTGCTGAAGTACCCTGATGCTAAAGTTATAAGCCTTGGAATTGGTGACACTACTGAACCTATTCCTGAAGTCATAACTGATGCAATGTCGAAG AGATCACAAGCATTGTCAACTGTTAAAGGATATAGTGGGTATGGTGCGGAACAAGGTGAAAAG CCATTAAGAAGTGCAATTGCTTCAACATTTTACAGCGATCTTGGCATAGAAGAGGATGATATATTTGTGTCAGATGGAGCAAAGTGTGATATATCTCGTCTCCAG ATTGTCTTCGGATCAAATGTAAAAATGGCTGTACAAGACCCTTCATACCCG GCCTATGTAGACTCAAGTGTAATTATGGGCCAGACTGGGCTGTACCAGAAGGATGTTGAGAAGTTTGCAAACATTGAATACATGAGGTGTAATCCGGAAAATGGTTTCTTCCCTGATTTATCTTCAATTTCTCGACCAGACATAATCTTTTTCTGTTCGCCAAACAATCCTACTGGTGCTGCAGCAACAAGGGAACAACTCACCCAACTTGTTCAGTTTGCTAAGGACAACGGCAGTATAGTAATCCATGATTCAGCTTATGCAATGTATATTTCTGGTGACAACCCACGTTCCATCTTTGAAATTCCTGGAGCCAAGGAG GTTGCCATTGAGACTTCATCATTTAGCAAGTATGCTGGGTTCACTGGAGTCCGATTAGGTTGGACTGTGATTCCAAAGGAGTTGCTGTTTTCTGATGGATTTCCTGTTGCCAGGGACTTCAACCGTATTGTATGCACTTGTTTCAATGGTGCATCAAATATTTCCCAAGCAGGTGGTCTTGCTTGCCTTTCACCAGAAGGTCTTAAG GCTATGAGAGAAGTTATTGGATTCTACAGAGAAAATACGAACATAATTGTGGAGACATTTGATTCTCTTGGATTTAAAGTGTATGGAGGGAAAGATGCACCATATGTGTGGGTTCATTTCCCTGGCAGAAGCTCATGGGATGTATTTGCTGAAATTCTTGAGAAGACTCATGTGGTTACAACTCCTGGTAGTGGTTTTGGACCTGGTGGTGAAGGTTTTGTCAGGGTTAGTGCCTTTGGTCACAGGGAAAACGTCTTGGAGGCATGCAGAAGGTTCAAGCAGCTATACAAATGA